The genomic segment TAACCTTAAAAGGAGTGTTAATTCGTGATAGAAGGATCACAATTGCGTGATGCGTTTATATCTGCGGCGCATAATATAGAAAACCAAAAACAGGCTGTTGATGCTCTGAACGTTTTTCCGGTGCCGGATGGAGACACCGGTACGAATATGTCAATGACCATTACGGCGGCCGCCCGTGAACTTAGTACATTAGAAAACAACACCACGGTTGCCGAGGCTTCGCAGACAGCAGCATCTGCTTTGCTGCGCGGTGCACGCGGTAACTCGGGTGTTATATTGTCGCTGCTGTTCCGCGGCTTTTCCAAGGGGCTTGCAGGCAAGCAAAGTGCCGACGGAAGCGACTTTGCCAATGCCCTTACAAAGGGTGTGGAGGCTGCTTATAAAGCAGTTATGAAGCCAACCGAGGGTACCATCCTCACGGTTGCGCGTTATGCAGCCGAACGTGCAAAAGTAGTTTGCAAAAAAGACAACGACCCTGTGTTTGTATGGAGTGAAATTATTGATGCTGCAAAAGACGCGCTCGATAAAACCCCCGAGATGCTGCCGGTGCTGAAAAAAGCCGGTGTGGTAGATGCAGGCGGAAAAGGTTTGCTTGTGATCTTTGAAGGCATGATGAGCGTTTTCCGTGATAATGTCATCATTCAAAACACTGCTGCAGAGCAGAAGATTGCCGTTTCATGGGACGAAAGCAGCAGAGATGCGGCTGCAGAGTATGAAGGCGAGGATATCACCTTTACATACTGCACCGAATTTATCGTGGTTAAAAAAGAGGACGCTGAAGATGCTTTAAAACTGCGTGCTTTTCTGGAATCGATTGGTGACAGTGCGGTAGTTGTTGACGATGATGAAATCATCAAATGTCATGTCCATACCGATAACCCCGGTACCGCGATGCAGGAGGGGTTAAAATTCGGCTACCTTATCAACATGAAAATTGATAACATGCGCGAGCAGTTTGAAAAGAAAAAACAAGCGAAGCAGAAAAAAGAGCTGGCACCCGAGTATGTTCCTGTTGACCCCGACCGTAAATACGGATTTGTTGCGGTAGCTGCAGGCGAGGGCATTCAAAATATCTTTAAAGAGTTGGGTGCAGACAATATCGTCAGCGGCGGGCAAACAATGAACCCATCTACCGAAGACATTCTTACAGCAATTCATGCTACTCCTGCAAAAACGGTATTTGTATTGCCGAACAATAAAAATATTATTATGGCTGCGGAACAAGCCATCAAGCTTGCAGACAGAAAAGTTTGTGTTCTGCAAACACGCACCGTACCGCAGGGTATGACGGCTATGCTTAACTTTGACCCTGAAGCGGATTCAAACCAAAACCAAATGACCATGACGGATGCGTATGAAAAAGTGACAACCGGTTCGGTTACCTTTGCTGCGCGTGATTCCGATTTTGATGGACACGATATCAAAAAAGGTGAGATTTTAGCGCTTGAAAACGGCAAACTTGCATTTGTAAGCAATGATCTTATCAAAGCAACCGTAAAGCTGACAAAAGGCATGCTGAAAAAAGATACCGCTTTTGTGAGCGTATACTATGGCAGCGATGTTACCGAAGAGCAGGCGGCAGAGGTAGAGCAAGCCATTCGCGCAAAACTGCCTGAAGATGTTGAACTGACCATGCTTTGCGGAGGGCAGCCTGTTTACTATTTCATTATTGCAGTAGAATAACAGAACAATCGATATATTGAATTAGCAAAAGGAACGCTGCTGCGTTCCTTTTTTTATGCTTGCGTAAATGGATGTACAACGAAGCATCATCGCAATAGAGAGCCAAACCGAAAGTTGACAACCTAGGTAAAATGCTATAAACTATTGTTGATAGTTTGGCAGATTTTCCGAAAGGGTAGAGATATATTATGATTTTAGCCATTGATATCGGCAACTCGAACATAGTAATCGGCGGATACGAAAAAAATAAACTGTTGTTTGTATCCCGCATCAGCACCGATACTACTCGTACCGAGTTTGAATATGCCGTGGTTATCAAAGATATTTTGGAGCTTTACAACTATAATAAGGATAAAATCGAAGGTGCCATTATTTCATCGGTGGTACCTATGCTGTCATCTGTGCTTAAAAATGCAGTTCGTTTAGTAAAACCGGTGCACATTTTATCGGTGGGGCCGGGTATTAAAACAGGAATCAACATTAAAATAGATAACCCTGGGCAACTGGGGGCAGATTTGCTTTCTACCGCCGTGGGTGCTATGGAAAAATACCCCTTGCCCGCCATTATTATCGACCTTGGTACAGCCACAAAACTTTCGGTAGTGGATAAGGAAAAGGGCTTTCGCGGCGGCGCGATTATGCCGGGTGTGATGATTGCACTGGATGCACTTAGCAGCAAAACAGCCCAGTTGCCGCAGATAAGTTTGGATGATGAAGTGAAACACCCCATCGGTACGAATACCATCGACTGTATGAAATCGGGTGTTGTTCTTGGGGCTGCCAGTATGATTGATGGCATGATACAGCGTTACAAGGCTGCCCTTGGCGAAGAAGCCACAGTAATTGCATGCGGCGGTTTGGTAAATGCTATTTTACCGTACTGCACCTGCGAAATCATCCGGGATGATAACCTGTTGTTAGACGGTTTATATGCACTTTACAAAAAAAACATCAATTAAAAAGTTAATATTTTCAGAGTGTGAGCAATAATGCCTGTGTAGGTTACATATGTAACGGTTTGGGTATACTAACGATGTACCATAACTATGCTCGGTATTATGGCTTAGCGGTCTGATGATATAAATTTATCTGCACTGCATCCCATAGGGAGCAGTAGCGAGGAGGAAAATTTTATGTCAACAAACTCTGCAAAAATCAAAAAGCTGACGCAGCTTGCGCTGCTGTCGGCAATCCTGTTCATCATGGGGTTTACGCCGCTGGGGTCCATCCCGTTTGGAGGACCAATTGTGGCAACGTTAGCACAAATCCCCGTAGTAATCGGCGCAATTTTAATGGGAACAGGTGCGGGTGCATTTTTAGGCGCGGTATTCGGGTTTGTAAGCTTTTTATGGTTTACAATGTATGCTCCGCCGGTAGCATTCGTTTTTAGCCCGTTTTACAGTGTAAACCTTGCCCAGGGCGATGCCCTCAAAGCAGTTTGGTTTGCGATGTGCAGCTTGATTATCTGCTTTGTACCTAGAATTTTGATTGGCATTGTATCTTCAAAACTGTACCAGAAGATTTACGATAAAACAGGAAGTGTGGGCAAAGCGGCTGCGGTTGCAGGTGTTTGCGGTTCTCTCACCAACACATTGCTTGTTTTGCTCGGTATTCTCGTGTTTTTTGCCGAACCATACGCTGCGGCAAACGGCAATCAGGTAATTTGGGCAATTTTGGGCACATCCATTTTAGTTAATGGAATACCAGAAGCCATTGTTACACCGCTGATTACAGTAGCTGTGGTAAAACCAATGAAGAAGATTCAAGATAAAGCAAAATAAAAGAATAAACCGACCGTAATATTACGGTCGGTTTATTCTTTTATAAAATTACAAATTGTATTTATTCTTTAATCACTAACCCCAACAGCCTTGATAAATCGCATGCCTGCATGGCGTTCACAATCAGCCCTTTTAGTTCATCGCCTCCAAGCACAATGCCCTCAATATTACAGGATGATAAATCTACCCCTTTTAATGGGGTACGAAACAACTCTGCCGAACGAAGGTTGCAGTCAGAAAAGGTCGCGTAGCGAATGGTCATCTCCTGCATCACGCAGTTCGATAAATCATTGCCATTAAACGCTACGCCTTTCAGCATTGCGCGAAATAACGTGGCATAGCGGGCGTTACAGTTTGTAAAATGGGTGTGGTTTAGGCTGCAATCGGTAAAGCTTGCCCCCATCAGCTTGCAGCTTTCAAATGTTACACGCTGAAAAAAACATTCCGTAAGGTCGATGTTTGAAAAATCGCATTTACGAAAAATTACATCTTTAAAAGAGCTTTTGGGCATCAGACAAGCAGTAAAACAACAGTTTTCAAACAAACAGTCGTTAAAATCAAGTTTTTCGGTTCGAATATTTGGAACATCGCAACCAACAAAATGGGTATGTTCGATGCTCGTATCATCGCGTTGGGCACAGAGCATAGTTGCAAAAAAATCGACATTTTGCTGTAAATGTGTCGATAACACCGGTTTTAATAGTTTCATTCAGTTACCTCTAGATACTTGCATTTTTAATCATATTTTGCACCTGCCCGCGTAGCAAAATATGGGCAGGCTGCGAAAGAGCAGGGTCACCGGCGAGCAGTTCGGCAGCTGCGTCTTGCGCAAGGCGCAGCAATTTTATATCGGTGAGCATGTCGGCTATTTTAAGCTGTGGCAAGCCGTGCTGACGGCTGCCGAAAAAGTCACCGGGCCCGCGCAGTTTTAGGTCTTCCTCTGATATTTTAAATCCGTCTAAAGTATTTTTGATTACAGAAAGCCGCTCGGTGTCACTATCCGATACAAGGATGCAAAAGCTTTCTTTGCTGCCCCG from the Hydrogenoanaerobacterium saccharovorans genome contains:
- a CDS encoding DAK2 domain-containing protein; this encodes MIEGSQLRDAFISAAHNIENQKQAVDALNVFPVPDGDTGTNMSMTITAAARELSTLENNTTVAEASQTAASALLRGARGNSGVILSLLFRGFSKGLAGKQSADGSDFANALTKGVEAAYKAVMKPTEGTILTVARYAAERAKVVCKKDNDPVFVWSEIIDAAKDALDKTPEMLPVLKKAGVVDAGGKGLLVIFEGMMSVFRDNVIIQNTAAEQKIAVSWDESSRDAAAEYEGEDITFTYCTEFIVVKKEDAEDALKLRAFLESIGDSAVVVDDDEIIKCHVHTDNPGTAMQEGLKFGYLINMKIDNMREQFEKKKQAKQKKELAPEYVPVDPDRKYGFVAVAAGEGIQNIFKELGADNIVSGGQTMNPSTEDILTAIHATPAKTVFVLPNNKNIIMAAEQAIKLADRKVCVLQTRTVPQGMTAMLNFDPEADSNQNQMTMTDAYEKVTTGSVTFAARDSDFDGHDIKKGEILALENGKLAFVSNDLIKATVKLTKGMLKKDTAFVSVYYGSDVTEEQAAEVEQAIRAKLPEDVELTMLCGGQPVYYFIIAVE
- a CDS encoding ECF transporter S component, which gives rise to MSTNSAKIKKLTQLALLSAILFIMGFTPLGSIPFGGPIVATLAQIPVVIGAILMGTGAGAFLGAVFGFVSFLWFTMYAPPVAFVFSPFYSVNLAQGDALKAVWFAMCSLIICFVPRILIGIVSSKLYQKIYDKTGSVGKAAAVAGVCGSLTNTLLVLLGILVFFAEPYAAANGNQVIWAILGTSILVNGIPEAIVTPLITVAVVKPMKKIQDKAK
- a CDS encoding type III pantothenate kinase; amino-acid sequence: MILAIDIGNSNIVIGGYEKNKLLFVSRISTDTTRTEFEYAVVIKDILELYNYNKDKIEGAIISSVVPMLSSVLKNAVRLVKPVHILSVGPGIKTGINIKIDNPGQLGADLLSTAVGAMEKYPLPAIIIDLGTATKLSVVDKEKGFRGGAIMPGVMIALDALSSKTAQLPQISLDDEVKHPIGTNTIDCMKSGVVLGAASMIDGMIQRYKAALGEEATVIACGGLVNAILPYCTCEIIRDDNLLLDGLYALYKKNIN
- a CDS encoding pentapeptide repeat-containing protein, whose translation is MKLLKPVLSTHLQQNVDFFATMLCAQRDDTSIEHTHFVGCDVPNIRTEKLDFNDCLFENCCFTACLMPKSSFKDVIFRKCDFSNIDLTECFFQRVTFESCKLMGASFTDCSLNHTHFTNCNARYATLFRAMLKGVAFNGNDLSNCVMQEMTIRYATFSDCNLRSAELFRTPLKGVDLSSCNIEGIVLGGDELKGLIVNAMQACDLSRLLGLVIKE